The Blautia hydrogenotrophica DSM 10507 genome window below encodes:
- the deoD gene encoding purine-nucleoside phosphorylase — MEMTPTPHNGARLGEIAKTVLMPGDPLRAKVIAETYLENPICFNTVRNMFGYTGTYHGKEISVMGSGMGMPSIGIYSYELFHFYDVDKIIRIGSAGGIQDDLRVMDVVVGLGACTDSNYAHQYQLPGTFAPIASYELVEKAVDVARRQGTPVHVGNILSSDVFYNEVSSEQWKKMGVLCVEMEAAALYMNAARAGKQALCLLTISDHLYRKESLSAKERQESFHSMMKIALEL; from the coding sequence ATGGAAATGACACCGACGCCGCACAACGGAGCCAGACTGGGAGAGATAGCCAAAACTGTGCTGATGCCTGGAGATCCGCTTCGGGCAAAAGTGATAGCGGAGACTTACTTGGAAAATCCCATCTGCTTTAATACTGTAAGAAATATGTTTGGATATACAGGTACCTATCATGGTAAGGAGATCTCTGTCATGGGAAGCGGTATGGGAATGCCTTCTATTGGCATCTATTCCTATGAGCTGTTTCACTTTTATGATGTGGATAAGATCATTCGAATTGGTTCTGCCGGTGGAATTCAGGATGATCTGAGAGTGATGGATGTGGTCGTAGGTCTGGGGGCATGCACAGACTCCAATTATGCTCATCAGTATCAGCTTCCGGGAACCTTTGCGCCGATTGCCAGCTATGAGCTGGTGGAAAAGGCTGTGGACGTGGCGAGGAGACAAGGGACGCCTGTGCATGTGGGAAATATTCTTTCTAGCGATGTTTTTTACAATGAAGTGAGCAGTGAGCAGTGGAAGAAGATGGGAGTTTTATGTGTTGAAATGGAAGCGGCTGCTCTCTATATGAATGCGGCCAGAGCAGGAAAACAGGCCCTGTGTCTGTTGACAATCTCAGACCATCTGTACCGGAAGGAATCCCTAAGCGCGAAGGAAAGGCAGGAGAGCTTTCATAGTATGATGAAGATTGCATTGGAACTGTGA